In one Deltaproteobacteria bacterium genomic region, the following are encoded:
- a CDS encoding glycosyltransferase family 4 protein, whose product MYSCWQAGVLPWLETWQPDALIVEANPRYVSTRAALGWMQRRQKPVIGWGLGVMSVSGSRWRKFLNTWRLRRWSGFLQRFDAMICYSKSGAEQYCALGFPADRVVVAPNAVAPRPVPPMERPVVVSGPPHVLFVGRLQARKRIDLLLDACAALPTNLQPSLTIVGDGPDRATMEAHAQAIYPKAAFVGARSGEAPRPYFAAADLFVLPGTGGLAIQQAMAHTLPVIVADGDGTQSNLVRPESGWLVTPGDQQALQSALADALSNVARLRHMGAEAYRIVAEEVNLEKMVEAFLRVLHLVTQR is encoded by the coding sequence TTGTATTCGTGCTGGCAAGCGGGCGTGCTCCCCTGGCTTGAAACATGGCAGCCAGATGCACTGATTGTCGAGGCAAACCCGCGCTACGTTAGCACGCGTGCAGCTTTGGGTTGGATGCAACGTCGCCAAAAGCCAGTTATCGGGTGGGGACTGGGAGTTATGTCAGTTAGCGGATCGCGTTGGCGAAAATTCCTTAACACGTGGCGATTACGAAGATGGTCAGGCTTTCTCCAGCGCTTTGACGCGATGATTTGCTATAGCAAAAGCGGCGCTGAGCAGTATTGTGCCCTGGGATTTCCTGCCGACCGGGTTGTCGTTGCACCAAACGCAGTCGCTCCCCGACCTGTCCCCCCCATGGAACGTCCAGTCGTCGTCTCAGGTCCACCACATGTCTTGTTTGTTGGTCGCTTGCAGGCACGAAAACGTATCGATCTGCTCTTAGATGCATGTGCCGCATTGCCAACAAACCTCCAGCCCTCCTTGACGATTGTTGGTGATGGCCCAGATCGGGCGACTATGGAAGCACACGCCCAGGCTATCTATCCCAAAGCTGCATTTGTCGGAGCTCGTAGCGGTGAGGCGCCTAGACCCTATTTTGCAGCAGCCGATCTGTTCGTTCTTCCAGGAACAGGAGGATTAGCAATCCAACAAGCAATGGCGCATACACTTCCAGTTATTGTCGCTGATGGTGATGGCACTCAATCGAACCTGGTACGTCCCGAGAGCGGTTGGTTGGTAACACCCGGCGATCAGCAGGCACTCCAATCAGCATTGGCAGACGCGCTCTCGAACGTTGCACGCCTCCGCCACATGGGAGCCGAGGCCTATCGGATAGTTGCGGAAGAGGTCAACCTGGAAAAAATGGTTGAGGCCTTCCTGCGTGTTTTACACCTTGTTACTCAGCGCTAA